The sequence GCCGTGGTTAAAAATCAGTAAATAATCATGGTGTTTGTTAGTCAGGCACCTGTCGTGAGTGACGGGAAGACGCAGTGCTGCTGCTCCGGGAGTGAGTGGGCTTTTGCAATCCAGCAGACGATCTGTCCAGTACCGTCTGTAACTGGCTGTGGTCTGGCGTCCATCCAGATGCCTCCATACTAAACTTATTAGTGGAAatcttaaatataaatgtaatggaGCAAGAAATTGacacattattaattattaattctaCAACACCAAGGTTGTGTTCATACCAAATATAAAGATCAGGTTCTCTGTAAAATAGAACTATTAATTTAGGCCCAGTATCTTTTCACGCTCTATCTACAGAAACAGTATGGCTTTTGCACGTCcctttaaaaactaaaaaaaaaaaaaaacattaacctCAGTATATAGCCACAAACAGCCACAGAACAGAAGAACCATTTTTCATTGTTATCTAAAAGAATAAATCTTATAGATCCTGAATCCCAATCTGCTTATCTCAATTGGATTATTCTGATTGTTCATCATTTGTTTACAGACCAGACATCTTAATGAAAAACATATAAAGCCCTCCTTAATCTGGATAATCTGGATAATACAATACATACAGAAAAAACCCAAATAAAACTCCAAATGTTGTTAAAAGGATGCTTTGATGCCTACATTAAGTGTGACAAATACTATCAAGCTCGAGAGTCAGTGAAGCATATTAACAGAGattatatgaatattaagaATATTTCTGGATCatgttaaaaaattaataataattgtttcaGACCCAATGACTTATTTTCTTCAGTTTTGCCCTTACACCAAAGGAACATTATAAAACTGAAAGCcaaaaggacaaaaacacacaataagtAAAAAAGTAGACAGATGGGTGTGTTCTAAAACAAGTGCAGTTGCTTAAGATGCCAACATGTTCACGCATGTCCATAAAGTAGACATCAGACAAGGAAAATCTTTATGGATAGCTGAGAAATGTGATGATGTAACCCTCTCTGGGACTTCCTGTTAGATTGATGTCTGGACAAATACCAAGCAATAATCTATAAAGATCAAGATAGTAAATAGAATAAATTCAAAAAATATCCAAcacatattttaatttatagGAAATGATACAGTATAGTAGCCTTAATTGGGGTAAGAGAGCAGAGATACTCCTGGAGCAGAGATACTCTGTGTGGAAGGATTAGGGTAAGTGGCTTTAAGCAATGTTATTTTAGCATTCCTGTTTTACTTGTCGCTTGGATAACTCAGCACCAGGACTTAATAAGACGACAAGTTAaggaaaaatattattattattattattattattattattattattattattattattattattattattattattattattattgctgctgttgctgtaaagaagatgaagaaaaagaggaagaattGTAGATGTAAACTGATATAAACGCACAAGGtatcatgtaaataatgtaatattcaaaaaaagaaattaaatgtgaaaaacCTGTGAAACACATCTAAAGACCCACATGTTTAAATTTCAGTGTGCGTCATGTacacatgtttgtgtgtctcttctggaagtgaataaaataaaattttctccttttttaaaGTTTAGTGAAATGAAAAACTGAATGAGTTCAATATTTTTGCAGTAGCAAagatatgttgtttttttttcttttgtctggcTACAGACTTTCAACCTAAGTGAAGGATAGCAATAGATTTACCGCTGAGGCAGGATTGACCTCAGCTACAGAAGCATGCAGGAGGAAACAGGATAAAGAGATTTTACCAAGTGCCAAAGCTTTGCTTAGTCAACATATACAGAAGAGCGGACCATTACTAGATGATTACTAATGGTCTAAATCTATTAATGTCAAgctgtttattttaaagaatgGCTGGTCAGTGTTATCAACTGACTTGTCATGGTTTTCTTCACTTTTTTGCCTACTTACATCATGCATCAGATTTTATGACTATTATGACTAACTCTACATAATTGTGTTCTATATATGTGCCATGTTCTTTGGTGTACTACAAGGAGAGAtcgataaaataaaataaaataaaataagtgaaataaacaatacgcataaaaaacatttttaaaaaatacactaAATGCAATTCTAACTtgtattacaaataaaacagaagcaGCTCTGATCTTCCACTAACAGTTAATGACAATGACACAAAGGTTCTACAAATTTGAACTGTGAAGATTTGTGACAGTTTAGTAAAATCAGCGGTCCGTCACATTCTCTCTTAAAGAATCTTTTCATTTTGTAGCTGATGTATATCGTATTATGGGTATTTTTTTGCTCTGAATGGTCTTTTGATGGTACCAAGATTCAAGACTTTGTCGTTGTATACACTAAGAACAGTTAATTGCACTGTACAGTGAAAAAATCATATGCTTTATGTGCTTTTCCTCACAagtctttattgttttttagtCAGGTAAATGGGTACTTGGTTTAAAAGATTTCTGAAAGAGAGTCCTGTAGTGAAAAACCAATGCTCTATACAGTGTAAGCATGTAATTCCTAGAATTCTACCAACAGTATAaagatatacattttttaaataagtcaTACATTATCTTTTTAAATGTGGTTCAAGATATTTAAATTCCTCCACCATGCATGTTTATGCCTCTTACCTGAACCTCCTATACAAAATCTACTTCCGAAATATTTCAGAATCCATGTTTCCACACAAATCAGTTGTTTttcttcatgtgttttttaaatgaatatccCCACCTTAGTATGGTCCAAAAATTTGCTATGGAACCTCAACTGCCCCAGTGAGTGTCTTAACATCTTCCAGAGATAAGCCATTATCCGCATTAGTGACGAAGGGGTCACTAATTAGAGGGACAGGCAAAATGGCTCTGAAGAGACACCTGACAGCAAATCTACAGCACAGCTGCCATTTCAATGTACAGCTGATCACACATTGGTTAGCCGAAGGGTTTTGACAGAGTAGGATCTCCACCTAGTGATCATTTTAGGAAAGTCTTCTTTACACAATATAGCAACTGAAGTTCATAGATCTGTTTATACACATTAATTGTGAAAATAGcaaagatataaataacacaGGACCCTCCAAAAGTGACTGAAACCCATCATGAATTATTGTAAATTTAAGTTCatattttccatttaaaatgaaaagagacTTCTAACAAAACTTATAAGATCAACTCGCCAGGTGAAtaaataagtgacgtgacatacggctaagtacagtgacccatactcagaattcgtactctgcatttgacccatccaaagtgcacacacacacaacagtgaacacacacacacaccatgaacacacacccggagcagcgggcagccatttatgctgcggcgcccggggagcagttggggggttcggtgccttgctcaagagcacctcagtcgtggccggcccgagactcgaacccacaaccttaggattacgagtcagactctaaccactaggccacgacttgccccaaataTGAGGTAACACACATGTAAAACCTGTTTATATGCTACCATTGAATaagggtgtttttttgtttgtttgtttgtttgtttttttatttactcacaATTAGAGCTATGACAAATGTCTATGCCTACAGTTAATAAGAACATTGTCTTATCTGGACCCCTGAGCATGGTGAGGAGGATGGGCTAAACATGCCCAAAGATCTTTGTTTTAGAATTATGGTTTAGTTCAGTACAGCAATTATCAAGTTTGCAAGAAACAAATCGTTCACAATACTTTGTGATACTTTGCAGCAGTTTTTGCAGCCGGTGGTTCAGGGATTCTTGTGAAgatacaatgaaaaaaattcagcCCAAAGCCTTATTGCTTCTGTCAGGAAGTTCTGACAGACCAAGCGAGCTTTTAAAAGATGTGCCAAGTACATGACTAAATCCACACAAACCgataaacacaaaagaaatgCTTTGTGTTGAAGATCTAAAAGTCTGGATTTGAAACACTATTGTAAACCCacatagaaaaaagaaaacaaaggatataaaacattttgcatGTAAATATAGAACAGAGATACTCTACAAATATCACCAAACTTGTCAGACCTTTCAAAAAGAGACCCTGCTGTTACTCACTCCAGGGAGGCATCACATAATATTCTTTGAAAGGGTACTGTTTTTAGAAAAAGTAAGCATTGAAAATAGTGCTTGCTGCATTTTAtgcattaaatattcatttctgCTCAATTTTATGAAGGTTGCCAGTAGTTCAAGAGCgcaatatactgtagatgtttaATGTGGCAGATCATTTAGATTAAAAACAGGAGCCATGAGATCTGATGTATTAACCATTTGTTTCTTCCAAACAATATTTATGTTTCAGTTACAGAAATTCTTCCAAGAGTCCAAAACATGTCTTTAATTCTCTGTGTAAAATCAGGCAAAATACACAATGTTGTACCAGCAACAATAAATCTGGCATCTTAAGTATCTTTATATGTTGACTGTTGCACTAATTAGTCCATAAACACAAGATATTTACGTCAACACAGAATTAATGATCTTTATCAGAGTCCACACAGAGTTTTCATGCTTATGAAATTTCTTCAGCCTTTTTTCAGATGGCCAATAATTTAATTCAGGCCTTTGTTTCCTCAGATTCAGATGCTGCCCTGTGCTCAGCACTGTCTgcaggctgctgctgctgctgctgctgctgctgaataTACTGCTGGAGGAGAGCTGAGAGATGTGCAGGGTGCCGATGCAGCAGTGAAACGGTGTGTGACGCCATCAAGGTCAAGCCTCCAACCAGTTCACCATGGACAGTACACATGGACGGCAGCTTGGAGTAGTTAAGAATTCCTTCTCCTGAGAGTAGTGTGTTCTCAATGCAGGCACCTGGAAAAACAATTCTGATCACTCCGTTGCAGAATAAAATAAGGGTTAAgaagcaaggaaggaaggaataagaAGGAAAAGCTCACCTAATAGCAGCATCTGTGGACTTCTCCTTAACACTTGTAACATTTCCTTCACTTTTGGCTCTTTGCTTACAAACAATACGGTTTGTCCAATGAACAAAGGTtgcatgttgctataagggctgCCGGGAAGAAAGGATCTCATTACCTTAAAAAAGCAAGACACACAAAGGAAGCATTCATGAGAAACAGTAAATAGTGTAGAACAACGAAGACAGTTTGCAGCTCCCTGAAAACAATTGCTACCTTGTTGGGGAAAAATTTTATGGTGATGTCATGTTTTCTAAGCTTGTGCTTTAGCAGTAACATATCCTCAGCATTGATGGCATTGTTTTGGAGCACAGCAATCATCTTACACTCGTTAAAGACCTTCTCCAGGTCTCTCTTTAACAGTCTCACCAGGCCACTTTCCtacaagaaattaaaaaattacaaattaatcAAACAGTCCATTTGGTATTTAATATGCAATTCCATAATACTGtattataactttatttattataaaatatataatttgacTTTAAGGTGATTTTCTCCACTAGGAGCTACAGAGCGATACATAAACGAAAGAAGTTCTGTTTCAGTCCCTATTTTATATACAGCAAAGTATTAAAATCATGTATTTCAAAGCTGTAAAccattaatatatacattatggCTAAATGTtcatggacacctgaccatcacatgcATATGTAGGtcttgaatgtctttgtatgctgcaGCATTAAGGTTTCCATTCACATGATGTTTAAATAGAGAAATAGAACAATGAACACTAACATTCCAGACTGGTTTAGTGATCACAGACCTCTTCGGTTTTCCAGTTGCGTGATGCCAGAGCTGCAGGAGGAGCAGCACGTTGAGGGGGAATGTATTCTGTAACAGCCATCAGCTTCTGCTTCAGAAAGTGCATGGGCTTTCTGTGGCGTGTTACAGCTTTGGAGCCATGACGCAAACTCTGAACCAGAGGTAGACATCCTGAAAGGACATCAAGGACACAGTGACTGTTGTTAAACCTGACTTAGAGCAATTGTAATTGAATAAATACACAGAAGGGGGCGCTATAATTTACTTTGGAGTAAAGCGGCAGCCGTTGAACAAATGTAAACACCAAGAACAGACAATAGTGAGGacaatttcaattaaaaattcaGACTCGAATTGATTCAGGTTAATTACTTTATACACCaaaaaattgtgttttgtttcttagcTGAAAAGCCACCCCATCACTACAACAGTATAGAAATCCATTTATACTGACTATACGAATTTCCCATTTTTAATTCATCATACTATTAAAAAGTACGGATAGATTATGAATCGGGTGAAATCTAAATCTGCTTGGATAAATgcacaaggtaaaaaaaatacctgTTTTTGTGACAATCCTGCCACACAAGGTCGCTGCCATATTGCACCGGATGTGACGTTAGGGATGGCGCTTTTAACGCATTTCCGCTTAACTGAGCTTCAAAACATTTCCGTGGAAGGATCCGTGCAAGTGAATGATTTATAAATCTAAATCCTCCTGAGCCGAGATGCTAATATATGCTCACAATTATCTGTGTTTTAATGTCGAATTCTTTTGTCGGGAAATTGATTATTAAATTGGTTATTAAAGCAAACTCATCACTGCCTTTTTTTGTGCCAGTCGGGTATTAATTTTTTGACCATGTTTATATTCTGCAGCGACGCTTTATGTAAAGACGTCATGGCGTAATACGTCGCGTTCATGACAGCATGAAACGTTTGTTTAGCTTCAGCGTAGTGAACTTTATCAAAAAACCTGCTCAAATAATCACCCCGCCTCTGTATTCCCTGTCAGTTTACCGTCGATCCGAATCCGCTTCCCATTTTCACACGAAATCGACGAATGACATCAGACAAATGGATCTGAGTgacatgagaaaaaaatataaaggcGATGATGAGGTAAATGTTCATGTTTATAACTGACTTTTAAACCAGAACTCGTTCCTGCAGATTATGAAATTTAGTACAAATAATGACAAACTGAGTTAGATCcagtttttaaaatagaaaccaaatatttctttattagcTTCAAAGTCGTAGTAAAAGATAAAATTGTAgagatgtgtgtacatgtgtatgtgtacatgtgtatgtgtacatgtgtgtgtatatgtgtatgtgtacatgtgtatgtgtacatgtgtatgtgtacatgtgtatgtgtacatgtgtgtgtacatgtgtatgtatgtgtatgtgtacatgtgtgtgtatatgtgtatgtgtacatgtgtgtatatgtgtatgtgtacatgtgtgtatatgtgtatgtgtacatgtgtgtgtatatgtgtatgtgtacatgtgtatgtgtacatgtgtatgtgtacatgtgtgtgtacatgtgtatgtatgtgtatgtgtacatgtgtgtgtatatgtgtatgtgtacatgtgtgtgtatatgtgtatgtgtacatgtgtatgtgtacatgtgtgtgtacatgtgtatgtatgtgtatgtgtacatgtgtgtgtatatgtgtatgtgtacatgtgtacatgtgtatgtgtactaggggtggcacggtacatgaaaaaacacccGAACCGTTCGGTTCGCTTGTCTCGGTTCGGTTCGTGTGTGCGTCGCACAGTTCGACGCATGCGCAATGTAGCCCCGTGCTCAGTTTCGCCTCAGACAGTTTCGCACgaacatacatatagacagtaAAAGTTGAGTAAGGAGTGCTGCAAAAATGGCAAGTGGAGCAGATAATGAAGGTTGCCCGGAGTTGGCAGATGCGCCCGCGTTGTTCAAATCCAGTGTGTGGGAACATTTTGGGTTTTATGTTACTTACGATGACAacggaaataaaacagtagtTAGAACTGCGACTGTGTGCGAgcattgtgcaaaatgcattcaatGCTGAAGGAAATTTGTGGGAtgttgaagattaaaagaaaaataacaacaagaacCGTACAGAACCGAAAACCGTGACCCTAAAACCGTGATACGAACCgaactgtgggttttgtgaaccgtgccacccctaatgtgtacgtgtgtatgtgtacgtgtatgtgtacgtacatgtgtatgtgtacatgtatgtgtacatgtgtgttggGGTGGCATGGTTCTGTACGgttcttgttgttatttttcttttaatcttcaacactccagaaatttccttcagcatttgatatatagcttattagcttaattatccacaatttaggatacagtattaacatttttgtaatgtaatcgTGCACTAACTGAATGTGACTTgactttaagcacattattgggaccatctctgagtaaaagctaggtgagattttgacacagcaagagagaggacattgatgatgacatgcttttcgttttttttggcaaaaaaggagaatgtgtattgttatatctacaggaacttgtgcctttttagctttagtacacacagactgaaattaacttgcatttatcaaactgcagtgtagctcttacaatatatatatatatatatatatatatatatatatatatatatatatatatatatatatatataaaattaatatatatatatatatataataaatatatattaaagaaaaagaaaaagagagtaactcttcctgtcttttaaacaagtcaaaatattttaaacataaatatataatataatgtaataacataatataatgaggctataacaatagcaaaggccataatcataaagtcaagcataagtttaaccatcttaacacaactgtcatattagaagtgttgccattagcatattgaatgcattttgcacaatgcTCGCACACAGTCGCAGTTCTAactactgttttatttccgtTGTCATCGTAAGTAACATAAAACCCAAAATGTTCCCACACACTGGATTTGAACAACGCGGGCGCATCTGCCAACTCTGGGCAACCTTCATTATCTGCTCCACTTGCCATTTTCGCAGCACTCCTTACTCAACTTTtactgtctatatgtatgttcGTGCGAAACTGTCTGAGGCAAAACTGAACACGGGGCTACATTGCGCATGCGTCGAACTGTGCGACGCACACAACCGAACCGAGGCAAGCGAACCGAACGGTTCgggtgttttttcatgtaccgtgccacccctaatgtgtacatgtgtatgtgtacgtacatgtgtatgtgtatgtatacatgtgtatgtgtacatgtgtatatgtacatgtgtatgtatatgtgtacatatacatacacatgtacatgtgtatgtatatgtgtacatgtgtatgtatacatgtgtatgtatacatgagtgtgtacatgtgtatgtatacatgagtgtgtacatgtgtatgtgtacatgtatgtgtgtacatgtgtatgtggacaagtgtgtgtacatgtgtatgtggacatgtgtacatgtgtatgtgtgtacatgtgtatgtatacatgtacaccattatatatacacat is a genomic window of Tachysurus fulvidraco isolate hzauxx_2018 chromosome 8, HZAU_PFXX_2.0, whole genome shotgun sequence containing:
- the mrpl10 gene encoding 39S ribosomal protein L10, mitochondrial, yielding MAATLCGRIVTKTGCLPLVQSLRHGSKAVTRHRKPMHFLKQKLMAVTEYIPPQRAAPPAALASRNWKTEEESGLVRLLKRDLEKVFNECKMIAVLQNNAINAEDMLLLKHKLRKHDITIKFFPNKVMRSFLPGSPYSNMQPLFIGQTVLFVSKEPKVKEMLQVLRRSPQMLLLGACIENTLLSGEGILNYSKLPSMCTVHGELVGGLTLMASHTVSLLHRHPAHLSALLQQYIQQQQQQQQQPADSAEHRAASESEETKA